Proteins co-encoded in one Nonlabens agnitus genomic window:
- a CDS encoding DUF3124 domain-containing protein, producing the protein MNLYKRLRIKDYLYTFCFFALALASCEEQEKMSSVNPENWSKRAADTSQLDSLEIGKTYLSIYSQIYNLSEHKRINLTATASLRNTSDTDSIYVLSAKYFDTHGKMIRTYFDQPIYLAPMETVEIIIDEEDVTGGTGSNFLFEWKASTTTPEPMFEGIMNSTNRQQGLSFTTQGKRVQ; encoded by the coding sequence ATGAACTTATATAAAAGGTTGAGAATTAAAGACTATCTATACACTTTCTGCTTTTTTGCACTTGCCCTAGCAAGTTGCGAGGAGCAGGAAAAAATGAGTTCCGTCAATCCAGAGAACTGGTCCAAAAGAGCTGCTGATACCTCTCAATTAGATTCTTTAGAAATTGGAAAGACTTATCTTTCTATCTATTCGCAGATTTATAACCTATCAGAACATAAGCGTATCAATCTTACCGCCACGGCAAGCCTGCGCAACACCAGCGATACGGATTCTATTTACGTACTCAGTGCCAAATATTTTGATACGCATGGTAAAATGATCAGGACCTATTTTGATCAGCCCATCTATCTAGCACCTATGGAAACTGTGGAAATTATCATAGACGAAGAAGACGTCACTGGTGGCACAGGATCAAATTTCCTTTTTGAATGGAAAGCCTCAACAACGACTCCAGAACCTATGTTTGAAGGTATCATGAACTCTACCAACAGGCAGCAAGGCCTTTCCTTTACCACACAGGGAAAAAGAGTGCAGTAA
- a CDS encoding carbohydrate kinase family protein codes for MKDNNKQVICIGEILIDFIGLHRSPDIAHTAEFKRFLGGSPANVAMNLTKLGFTATLVATIGDDGLGDFLLQEMQSLGMNQDHVRKVTDVPTSTILVSKTSETPDFIAYREADCEIINSQLPDDVIKSAAVFHTTCFALSRNPARDTILEKVKVAATAGCLISIDLNYSARIWPDKDQAIKTIKEYCSYGAMIKISMDDMQRLYGNAMTSSELFETLHGYGANLICLTRGSDGVIVSRKDHALLEMPAIPITSVEDATGAGDAFWSGFLCAMLENRSLEQCVEFALKVASIKLTTIGGLPANLSLQP; via the coding sequence ATGAAAGACAACAATAAACAAGTCATTTGCATAGGCGAGATCCTGATCGATTTTATAGGCTTGCACCGCAGTCCAGACATCGCCCATACAGCAGAATTCAAGCGTTTTCTAGGTGGATCACCAGCAAATGTGGCGATGAATCTCACCAAGCTGGGTTTTACGGCTACGCTGGTAGCAACCATAGGAGACGATGGTTTAGGGGATTTTCTATTGCAGGAAATGCAATCGCTGGGCATGAATCAGGATCATGTGAGAAAAGTAACTGACGTTCCCACGAGCACCATACTGGTCTCAAAAACTTCTGAAACTCCAGACTTTATAGCCTATAGAGAAGCAGACTGTGAGATCATCAACTCACAACTTCCTGACGATGTCATCAAATCAGCCGCTGTATTTCACACGACTTGCTTTGCTTTAAGCCGCAATCCGGCACGTGACACTATTTTAGAAAAGGTCAAGGTGGCCGCTACTGCAGGTTGTTTGATAAGCATCGACCTCAACTATTCTGCGAGGATATGGCCCGATAAGGATCAGGCGATCAAAACGATTAAGGAATACTGCTCCTACGGCGCCATGATCAAGATAAGTATGGATGACATGCAGCGTCTGTATGGCAATGCGATGACCAGCAGTGAGCTTTTTGAAACACTTCACGGTTACGGCGCAAATTTGATCTGTCTTACTCGTGGCAGTGATGGAGTAATTGTTTCCCGTAAAGATCACGCCTTACTTGAAATGCCTGCCATTCCCATCACATCTGTAGAAGATGCTACTGGTGCTGGTGATGCATTCTGGTCTGGATTTTTATGCGCCATGCTGGAGAATCGCAGTTTAGAGCAGTGTGTTGAATTTGCGCTTAAAGTAGCTTCCATCAAACTGACTACCATCGGCGGCTTACCTGCAAACTTATCGCTACAACCGTAG
- the murI gene encoding glutamate racemase, giving the protein MLSKAPLGFFDSGVGGTSVWKEVVQLLPHENTIYLADSKNAPYGIKSRQEIIDLSIKNTEYLLAQGCKLIAVPCNTATTNAIDYLRAKYNVPFIGIEPAIKPAALNSDTKKIGILATKGTLSSQLFKTTQEKFTRDIATIEVTGTGIVELIESGKKDSREMKSLLQEITQPFMTSGIDYLVLGCSHYPYIKTTLQELLPKNVKIIDSGAAVARQTLAVLQEQNLLNTSSDSGQHRLFSNADPTILEELIQPVENATIASLDF; this is encoded by the coding sequence ATTTTGAGTAAGGCTCCCTTAGGTTTTTTTGATAGCGGCGTTGGCGGCACTTCAGTTTGGAAAGAAGTGGTTCAGCTTTTGCCACATGAGAACACTATCTATCTCGCCGACTCTAAAAATGCACCTTATGGCATTAAATCCAGGCAAGAGATCATTGATTTAAGCATTAAGAACACAGAGTATCTGCTTGCCCAAGGTTGTAAGTTGATTGCCGTTCCCTGTAACACGGCAACCACAAATGCCATTGATTATTTGAGGGCTAAGTATAACGTTCCCTTTATAGGTATAGAACCGGCCATAAAGCCCGCAGCCCTAAATTCTGATACCAAAAAAATTGGCATTTTAGCTACTAAAGGTACCTTGTCCAGCCAGTTGTTTAAAACCACACAAGAAAAATTCACAAGAGATATTGCCACGATTGAAGTCACGGGTACCGGCATTGTGGAACTTATTGAATCTGGTAAGAAAGACAGTCGTGAGATGAAATCCCTGCTGCAGGAAATCACACAGCCATTCATGACCTCCGGCATTGATTACCTGGTTTTGGGCTGTAGTCATTACCCATATATTAAAACCACCTTGCAGGAATTGCTACCTAAAAACGTTAAGATCATAGATTCTGGTGCAGCCGTGGCAAGGCAGACCTTGGCGGTTTTACAAGAGCAGAATCTTCTCAATACAAGTAGTGACTCAGGACAGCATCGGCTCTTTTCGAATGCAGATCCTACGATTCTGGAAGAGCTTATTCAGCCTGTAGAAAATGCTACAATTGCCTCGTTGGATTTTTGA
- a CDS encoding glutaredoxin family protein, translating to MKSLFVLLFLFTTAHAFSQTETSTQQETQLIVYGIDDCHYCHDSRALLDKNKVEYTFYDVDTNVAKRKEMIEGLKAASIDLKNLNMPVIKKSGEYLINDGDFDQFLEKLIPFTKDNVSKS from the coding sequence ATGAAATCCCTTTTTGTCTTACTCTTCTTGTTCACAACGGCGCATGCGTTCTCACAAACCGAAACGTCAACGCAGCAAGAAACCCAGCTCATCGTTTATGGAATAGACGACTGTCATTACTGTCACGATTCAAGGGCTCTACTGGACAAAAACAAAGTGGAATACACATTTTATGATGTGGATACGAATGTTGCCAAAAGAAAGGAAATGATCGAAGGGTTGAAGGCAGCGTCCATTGACCTAAAAAACTTAAACATGCCAGTGATCAAAAAATCTGGCGAATACCTCATCAATGACGGTGACTTTGACCAATTTCTTGAAAAATTAATCCCTTTTACAAAAGATAATGTTTCAAAAAGCTAA
- the epsC gene encoding serine O-acetyltransferase EpsC gives MLSTQLIDAITAQKKEVSVSMRLKSESQRFSQLLFHVFFDSETDTIAALRELEDLFLVIRNLACPDIKGKPCKTWEDFTVAIPDLFCSLKKDATAIYENDPAAKSLEEIYLAYPGFFAIAIYRMARVFYKLGLPLIPRLMTEYAHQLTGIDIHPGATIGASLFIDHGTGVVIGETAEIHDHVKIYQGVTLGALTVKKSLQDQKRHPTIQDHVTIYANATILGGDTVIGAHSTIGGNAWITSSVDKNTVAIYTAQVKTSTQKTHS, from the coding sequence ATGCTTTCGACTCAACTCATAGACGCGATCACCGCCCAAAAGAAGGAAGTTTCGGTTTCCATGAGATTAAAAAGCGAATCACAACGCTTTAGTCAGCTACTGTTCCATGTATTCTTTGATTCAGAAACAGATACCATTGCTGCATTAAGAGAGTTGGAAGATCTTTTTCTGGTCATACGAAATCTAGCCTGTCCAGATATCAAAGGCAAGCCCTGCAAGACTTGGGAAGACTTTACGGTCGCGATACCAGATCTATTCTGCAGTTTAAAAAAGGATGCTACTGCCATTTATGAGAATGACCCAGCAGCAAAATCTCTGGAAGAAATCTACTTGGCCTATCCTGGATTTTTTGCCATTGCTATTTATAGAATGGCTAGAGTTTTTTACAAACTAGGCTTACCACTTATTCCTAGGCTCATGACCGAATATGCGCACCAGCTTACAGGAATCGATATCCATCCAGGAGCAACCATAGGAGCATCTTTGTTCATTGATCATGGTACAGGTGTCGTCATAGGCGAGACGGCAGAGATCCATGATCATGTAAAGATTTATCAAGGGGTAACACTAGGCGCGCTCACGGTAAAAAAATCCCTTCAAGATCAAAAAAGACATCCTACCATACAAGATCACGTCACTATCTATGCTAACGCTACTATTCTAGGCGGCGATACCGTAATAGGCGCACATAGTACCATTGGTGGAAACGCTTGGATAACTTCGTCTGTAGATAAAAACACGGTGGCGATCTATACCGCACAGGTAAAAACATCAACCCAAAAAACACATTCATGA
- a CDS encoding MFS transporter, producing MNFGFFGIQFSFGLQQSNMSAIYKYLGAEESEIPILWLAGPVTGLILQPIIGAISDGTWSPRFGRRKPFFLIGAICASVALLFMPYSPSIWIAASLLWILDAGNNIAMEPYRAFVSDILPKKQHSLGFLMQSFFTGLGTTLANFTPAILISIGFFALTDTMDNGIPVATYWAFFIGAFASIASILVSVYTTKEYPPTPEELAAIKAEKEHGNILTRTWKDIVTAFKEMPLTMKQLIPVKFFTWYAMFCYWQYLTSAMSLSFFGTLDTDTAGFKEAQVLTGQVNGSYNIVCFMVAFALVPLAYKIGAKGVHFFALILGGIGVFCIPYLSVTEVLFSIPNPFGSGATPIYTLYLATIGLGIAWASMLAMPYQLLAGSIPKEKTGVYMGIFNMFIVIPMIIQILTMQGFVYELLGSNPINVIKMAGVFLGLAAVFTLFIKVKRKNQVVQ from the coding sequence ATGAATTTTGGATTCTTCGGGATTCAATTCAGTTTTGGGTTGCAACAAAGTAACATGAGCGCCATTTATAAATATCTGGGTGCTGAGGAAAGTGAGATTCCCATTTTGTGGCTTGCCGGTCCTGTAACCGGATTGATCTTGCAACCTATCATAGGTGCCATAAGTGATGGTACCTGGTCGCCACGATTTGGTCGTCGCAAGCCTTTCTTTTTGATAGGTGCGATCTGTGCCAGTGTAGCGCTTTTATTTATGCCCTACTCGCCTTCCATCTGGATTGCGGCAAGTTTGTTATGGATACTTGATGCAGGAAACAATATAGCCATGGAACCCTACCGGGCTTTTGTTTCTGATATCTTACCTAAAAAGCAACATTCTCTTGGATTTTTGATGCAGAGCTTTTTTACCGGCTTAGGAACCACGTTAGCCAATTTCACGCCAGCTATCTTGATCTCCATAGGTTTCTTTGCTTTGACAGACACCATGGATAACGGTATACCAGTAGCGACGTACTGGGCTTTCTTCATTGGTGCCTTTGCCTCCATTGCCAGTATTCTGGTATCGGTTTATACTACCAAAGAATACCCACCAACTCCAGAAGAGCTCGCTGCGATTAAAGCCGAAAAAGAACACGGCAATATCCTGACAAGAACCTGGAAGGATATCGTCACGGCCTTTAAAGAAATGCCACTCACCATGAAGCAATTGATACCGGTAAAATTCTTTACTTGGTACGCTATGTTTTGCTATTGGCAGTACTTGACCTCTGCAATGTCTTTATCGTTTTTTGGAACGTTAGATACCGATACGGCCGGTTTTAAAGAAGCCCAAGTGCTGACAGGTCAAGTGAACGGCTCCTATAACATCGTTTGTTTTATGGTGGCTTTTGCGTTAGTACCGTTAGCATACAAAATTGGAGCAAAAGGAGTTCATTTCTTTGCTTTGATCCTAGGTGGTATAGGTGTGTTTTGTATTCCATACTTAAGTGTTACAGAAGTTTTGTTCTCGATCCCTAACCCATTCGGTAGTGGTGCGACGCCTATTTACACCTTGTACCTAGCAACCATAGGCTTAGGTATCGCTTGGGCATCGATGCTGGCAATGCCTTATCAATTACTAGCCGGATCCATTCCAAAAGAGAAAACAGGAGTCTACATGGGTATTTTCAACATGTTCATTGTAATTCCTATGATCATCCAGATTTTGACCATGCAGGGATTTGTCTATGAATTGTTGGGTAGCAACCCTATCAACGTTATCAAAATGGCAGGTGTGTTTCTGGGACTGGCAGCGGTATTTACCCTATTTATCAAAGTAAAACGCAAGAATCAAGTAGTTCAATAA
- the mutS gene encoding DNA mismatch repair protein MutS has protein sequence MAAKSKKVTPLMQQYNKIKVKYPDALLLFRVGDFYETFGEDAVKTARILNIVLTNRNNGGERTELAGFPHHSLNTYLPKLVRAGERVAICDQLEDPKQTKNIVKRGVTELITPGVSLNDEVLQAGSNNFLAAISLSRNVYAVAFLDISTGEFLISQGTKEEADKLLQNFNPSEVLVSRSDKKQLAQDFPYDLPFFYLEDWVFQIDYARESLLKHFKVNSLKGYGVEKLDEALISAGAILHYLAETQHHQIDHIATISRIEDDGFVWMDRFTVRNLELYQALSSGAVTLIDVIDQTTTSMGARLLKRWMAFPLKNADQIKKRHDVVAYFKAQPHTREAIKIQLKSMNDLERLVSKVAVGKICPREVIQLKNSLLAIAPIKKLAMEAPDSSLQVLGESLNNCKHLVELIQERLDEEAPVNILKGKTIANGFHEELDELRGLATSGKDYLDKMLDRHSKETGISSLKISSNNVFGYYIEVRNSHKDKVPESWTRKQTLVNAERYITEELKEYEGKILGAEERIHALQQELFEKVVQEIIPFIKAIQNNAHLIGQLDCLLSFADHAVASNYTRPEILETDELVIKGGRHPVIEKMLPADQPYIPNDVQLDREEQQIIMITGPNMSGKSAILRQTALIVLLAQIGSFVPADEVKMGIVDKIFTRVGASDNISQGESTFMTEMNESASILNNVSDRSLILLDEIGRGTSTYDGISIAWAITEYLHEHPFKAKTLFATHYHELNEMTEQFDRIKNYNVEVKELKDKVLFMRKLIPGGSHHSFGIHVAKMAGMPQQVIHKAQKILKTLEKSHQREDSKAAMKAVQDEEMQLSFFNLDDPLLEEVRNEILQVDINTLTPVEALMKLNEIKRMLVGKDKATG, from the coding sequence TTGGCAGCCAAAAGTAAGAAGGTCACACCCTTAATGCAGCAATATAACAAGATCAAGGTAAAATATCCTGATGCCTTGTTGCTCTTCCGTGTGGGTGATTTTTACGAGACTTTTGGAGAGGACGCCGTCAAGACCGCTCGCATCCTCAATATTGTATTGACCAATAGGAACAACGGTGGCGAGCGCACAGAGCTGGCAGGTTTCCCGCACCATTCCTTGAACACCTATTTGCCTAAGCTTGTCCGTGCTGGTGAACGCGTGGCCATTTGTGATCAACTGGAAGATCCTAAACAGACTAAAAACATCGTTAAACGTGGAGTTACAGAGTTGATCACTCCAGGCGTTTCCCTCAACGATGAGGTCTTGCAAGCTGGCAGTAACAATTTCTTGGCAGCAATATCGCTTTCGCGAAATGTCTATGCCGTGGCATTTCTGGATATATCAACCGGTGAGTTTTTGATCAGCCAAGGCACCAAAGAAGAAGCCGATAAACTATTGCAGAACTTCAATCCTAGTGAGGTTCTGGTATCTCGCAGCGATAAAAAGCAACTGGCTCAAGACTTTCCTTATGACTTGCCTTTTTTCTACTTAGAAGATTGGGTGTTCCAGATTGATTATGCCAGAGAAAGTCTACTCAAACACTTTAAGGTAAATTCCTTAAAAGGTTATGGAGTGGAAAAGCTGGATGAAGCCCTAATTTCAGCAGGAGCCATACTACACTACCTCGCAGAAACACAACACCATCAAATTGATCACATTGCTACTATCTCTAGAATAGAAGATGATGGCTTCGTCTGGATGGACCGATTCACGGTGCGTAATTTGGAGCTGTATCAGGCTCTCAGTTCTGGTGCCGTTACGTTGATTGATGTCATTGACCAGACGACAACATCCATGGGCGCTCGTTTGCTCAAGCGCTGGATGGCATTCCCGCTTAAAAATGCAGATCAAATAAAAAAGCGACACGATGTGGTCGCTTATTTCAAAGCTCAGCCTCACACCAGAGAAGCTATCAAGATTCAGCTCAAGAGTATGAATGATCTTGAGCGGTTAGTTTCAAAAGTGGCGGTCGGTAAGATTTGTCCGCGAGAGGTGATTCAATTGAAGAATAGTTTGTTGGCCATAGCTCCCATCAAAAAACTGGCAATGGAAGCTCCAGACAGTTCATTACAGGTCTTGGGAGAGAGCCTCAACAACTGTAAGCATCTTGTTGAACTCATTCAAGAACGATTGGATGAAGAGGCACCTGTCAACATCTTAAAAGGAAAAACCATCGCTAATGGCTTTCATGAAGAGCTGGATGAGCTGCGTGGTCTAGCAACTTCTGGAAAGGACTATCTAGATAAGATGCTGGATCGACACAGTAAGGAAACTGGTATTTCCAGCCTAAAAATATCCAGCAATAATGTATTTGGCTATTACATAGAAGTCCGCAATTCCCATAAAGATAAAGTCCCAGAATCTTGGACACGTAAACAAACCCTTGTCAACGCAGAGCGTTACATCACCGAGGAGCTCAAAGAATATGAGGGAAAAATACTGGGTGCTGAAGAGCGTATTCATGCGCTGCAGCAAGAATTGTTTGAAAAGGTCGTTCAAGAAATCATTCCTTTTATCAAGGCCATTCAAAACAATGCACATTTGATCGGCCAGCTGGACTGTTTGTTGTCCTTTGCAGATCATGCTGTGGCGTCCAATTACACGAGACCAGAGATTTTAGAGACTGATGAATTGGTCATTAAAGGTGGACGGCATCCAGTGATAGAAAAAATGCTGCCCGCAGATCAGCCTTATATTCCTAATGATGTACAACTCGATCGTGAGGAACAGCAAATCATCATGATCACTGGGCCCAATATGAGTGGTAAAAGTGCGATCCTTAGACAAACGGCATTGATTGTCCTACTCGCTCAAATAGGAAGTTTTGTTCCTGCAGATGAGGTCAAGATGGGAATCGTAGATAAAATATTTACGAGAGTTGGAGCCAGCGATAACATATCTCAAGGTGAATCCACCTTCATGACAGAAATGAACGAGAGTGCCAGCATTTTAAATAACGTTAGCGATCGCAGTTTGATTTTGCTGGATGAGATAGGTCGTGGAACCAGTACCTATGACGGTATTTCCATCGCCTGGGCCATCACAGAATATCTTCATGAGCATCCATTTAAAGCAAAAACCCTATTTGCTACCCATTACCACGAGCTCAATGAAATGACCGAACAGTTTGACCGCATCAAAAATTATAATGTTGAGGTAAAAGAATTGAAGGATAAAGTGCTGTTCATGCGCAAGCTCATTCCTGGCGGTAGTCATCATAGTTTTGGAATTCACGTAGCAAAAATGGCGGGCATGCCTCAACAAGTGATTCATAAAGCTCAAAAGATTTTAAAAACTCTTGAAAAGTCGCATCAACGAGAAGACTCTAAAGCTGCCATGAAAGCGGTGCAAGATGAAGAAATGCAACTGAGTTTCTTCAACCTAGATGATCCATTGTTGGAGGAAGTGCGCAATGAAATACTGCAAGTTGACATCAACACCTTAACGCCAGTCGAGGCATTGATGAAATTGAACGAGATAAAACGCATGCTTGTGGGAAAGGATAAAGCCACAGGATAA
- the cysM gene encoding cysteine synthase CysM: MSHSILDQIGNTPLVKSMVLNTNPNVTLYFKMEGDNPGGSVKDRAAFNMIKSALERGEIDQNSKLIEATSGNTGIALAMIAGIYQLDIELVMPENATIERVQTMKAYGAKVTLHPDGIEGARDYATDKVEKEGYFSFNQFANEDNWKAHYKTTGPEIWADTDGKVTHFVSSMGTTGTIMGTSTYLKEQSKNVQIVGVQPTDGSSIPGIRKWPKEYLPAIFDASKVDRVMEVSTEQARAMARRLAREEGIFSGMSSGGATTAALKLASELESGVIVSIICDRGDRYLSSDLFE; encoded by the coding sequence ATGAGTCACTCGATTCTAGATCAGATAGGAAACACGCCACTGGTAAAATCCATGGTACTTAATACAAATCCCAACGTCACACTCTATTTTAAAATGGAAGGTGATAATCCAGGTGGCAGTGTTAAGGATAGAGCTGCATTTAACATGATCAAGAGTGCGCTGGAAAGAGGTGAGATTGATCAGAATTCCAAACTAATTGAAGCAACCAGCGGCAATACTGGTATCGCTCTAGCCATGATCGCTGGGATCTATCAACTGGATATAGAACTGGTCATGCCAGAGAACGCCACAATAGAACGTGTGCAAACCATGAAAGCCTATGGCGCAAAAGTTACCCTGCATCCAGATGGCATTGAAGGCGCGAGAGATTATGCCACAGATAAAGTAGAAAAAGAAGGATATTTTTCCTTCAATCAGTTTGCTAATGAGGACAACTGGAAGGCGCACTACAAAACCACTGGCCCAGAAATATGGGCAGACACAGATGGCAAGGTCACGCATTTCGTCTCCTCGATGGGAACCACGGGAACGATCATGGGAACCTCTACCTATTTGAAGGAGCAAAGCAAAAACGTCCAGATCGTCGGCGTACAACCTACAGATGGCTCCAGCATTCCGGGAATACGTAAATGGCCCAAAGAATACCTGCCCGCCATCTTTGACGCCTCAAAAGTAGATCGTGTGATGGAAGTAAGTACAGAGCAAGCAAGAGCTATGGCCAGACGTCTCGCTAGGGAAGAAGGCATTTTTTCTGGGATGAGTAGTGGTGGAGCCACTACAGCAGCCTTGAAACTGGCCAGTGAACTGGAGAGCGGCGTGATCGTGAGTATCATCTGTGACCGCGGCGACCGTTATCTTTCTTCAGACCTTTTTGAGTAA
- a CDS encoding glycoside hydrolase 100 family protein: protein MEITQDPSSLLAAARSDRGFLASASDISNYKRIWARDGVICGLAALLDGDDSLIATFKSTLETLASHQHELGHVPSNVHFKEDGASEVSFGGLAGRVDTISWFIIGVCNYESHTGEKDFFKKMLPKIHKGLQLLKAWEFNNNHLIYVPRSGNWADEYITEGHIFYDQVLRLWALRCVHILEPSSALEEQISTITTILEGNYTAGNFEHPFHPRAYKSMEDKPYWMASINPSGYQTMFDALGNSIALLLGLGSVRFRESVITYSEQLRCTLPLNLLPAFWEPIQEGDKHWELLTDNCKYEFRNHAYEFHNGGTWQMVNGFYGMALAGQHENKSQEILAHIKQLNSAEDYGYYENFNTQTTAAIGIKYCTWSAAGEILVREYMNGKRLLS, encoded by the coding sequence ATGGAAATCACTCAAGATCCATCAAGTCTTTTGGCCGCTGCACGATCAGATCGCGGTTTTCTCGCCAGCGCTTCAGATATTTCCAACTACAAGCGCATCTGGGCTAGAGACGGCGTTATTTGTGGACTTGCCGCATTGCTGGATGGTGACGACTCGTTGATCGCGACCTTTAAGTCTACGCTAGAAACCCTAGCCAGCCACCAGCATGAATTGGGTCACGTACCTTCAAACGTCCACTTTAAAGAAGATGGAGCTAGTGAAGTAAGCTTTGGCGGTCTTGCCGGCCGTGTTGATACCATTTCCTGGTTTATTATAGGAGTCTGCAATTATGAATCACATACTGGTGAAAAGGACTTTTTTAAAAAAATGCTTCCCAAAATTCATAAAGGACTCCAGCTACTCAAGGCTTGGGAATTCAACAACAACCATTTGATTTACGTTCCCAGATCAGGAAACTGGGCAGATGAATATATTACGGAAGGTCACATCTTCTACGATCAGGTATTACGCCTTTGGGCGTTACGCTGCGTCCATATTTTGGAACCTTCAAGTGCCTTGGAAGAACAAATTAGTACGATCACTACGATACTGGAAGGCAACTATACCGCAGGAAATTTTGAGCATCCGTTTCATCCTAGGGCTTATAAATCAATGGAAGACAAACCTTATTGGATGGCTTCCATCAATCCGTCGGGTTATCAGACCATGTTTGACGCCTTGGGAAATTCCATTGCTTTGTTACTGGGATTGGGTTCAGTTCGCTTTCGCGAAAGCGTCATTACCTACTCAGAACAGCTGCGCTGTACCTTGCCGCTCAACTTGTTACCAGCTTTTTGGGAACCTATCCAGGAAGGCGACAAGCATTGGGAATTATTGACGGACAATTGCAAGTATGAATTCCGCAACCATGCTTATGAATTCCATAATGGCGGCACCTGGCAAATGGTCAACGGCTTTTATGGAATGGCACTGGCCGGACAGCATGAAAACAAGAGCCAAGAAATCCTAGCTCACATTAAACAACTCAACAGCGCCGAAGATTACGGCTATTACGAAAACTTCAATACGCAGACGACAGCCGCGATAGGAATCAAATATTGCACCTGGAGCGCTGCTGGAGAGATTCTCGTGAGAGAATACATGAACGGTAAAAGACTGCTATCCTGA
- a CDS encoding MarC family protein has product MTEIITTILFLIAVIDPLGSVPVYLEATKNFDKKHKRKIALRASFIAFLILLFFIVVGQLILEGMEVSLNAFQISGGVILFLFALTMIFGEGKPESEKSKITDYKHVSIFPIAIPSIASPGAIMAVVLMTNNNLYSIEQQAITTVLVLIVITLTSLLLIAANAVQKRIGSYGITVISKVMGLILASYAVQSILTGLKDFFTVLN; this is encoded by the coding sequence ATGACAGAAATCATCACCACCATTTTATTCCTGATTGCGGTAATTGATCCGTTGGGATCTGTACCTGTATATCTGGAAGCTACCAAAAACTTTGACAAGAAACACAAACGTAAGATTGCCCTGCGAGCATCCTTCATCGCCTTCTTGATCCTATTGTTTTTCATAGTGGTAGGCCAACTTATACTGGAAGGAATGGAAGTCTCCTTGAATGCCTTTCAGATTTCAGGTGGAGTTATTCTGTTTCTTTTTGCCTTGACCATGATTTTTGGAGAAGGAAAACCCGAAAGCGAAAAAAGTAAAATCACGGACTATAAACACGTTTCCATCTTTCCCATTGCGATCCCATCCATCGCATCACCTGGTGCGATCATGGCCGTGGTACTCATGACCAACAACAACCTGTATAGCATAGAGCAACAAGCCATAACCACGGTCCTCGTTCTTATCGTCATCACTTTAACAAGTCTACTGTTGATTGCTGCAAATGCCGTTCAAAAAAGAATAGGTTCCTACGGGATTACAGTCATCAGTAAAGTGATGGGTTTGATCCTCGCATCCTATGCGGTACAAAGCATTCTTACCGGATTAAAGGATTTCTTCACCGTCCTTAATTAA